The Mycolicibacterium smegmatis genome has a window encoding:
- a CDS encoding TetR/AcrR family transcriptional regulator — MSAPETPERPLRKDAERNRKRVLEAARELFAAKGLEPNLNDVARHAGVGVGTVYRRFATKEELLEAIFEDAMNQLTDLAEEALRKSDSWQGFAWFVEQQCQLTVTDRGLREIAFSKCYGGDRVKAAQDRLSVVTTELVERAQRDGHLRPGVSATDLPLLALLAGTVTEFAGHVDADLWRRYTSILLEGMRHHPGQEPVAVFALDRPALEAAMRTWEPAGPPSHRPRPPCAT; from the coding sequence GTGAGTGCCCCCGAGACGCCGGAGCGGCCTCTGCGCAAGGACGCGGAGCGCAACCGTAAGCGCGTGCTCGAAGCTGCCCGCGAACTGTTCGCCGCCAAGGGTCTTGAGCCGAATCTCAACGACGTCGCGCGCCACGCCGGCGTGGGCGTGGGCACGGTGTACCGGCGCTTCGCCACCAAGGAGGAACTCCTCGAGGCGATTTTCGAGGACGCCATGAACCAGCTCACCGATCTCGCCGAGGAGGCCCTTCGAAAGTCGGACTCCTGGCAGGGTTTCGCATGGTTCGTCGAGCAGCAGTGCCAACTGACCGTGACCGACCGCGGACTCCGCGAGATCGCGTTCAGCAAGTGCTACGGCGGTGATCGCGTGAAGGCCGCGCAGGACCGATTGAGTGTCGTGACGACCGAACTCGTCGAGCGCGCGCAGCGCGACGGCCACCTGCGGCCCGGGGTCTCGGCGACCGATCTGCCGCTGCTCGCGCTGCTCGCCGGCACCGTCACCGAATTCGCGGGCCACGTGGATGCCGACCTGTGGCGCCGATACACGTCGATCCTGCTCGAAGGCATGCGCCATCACCCCGGCCAGGAACCCGTCGCGGTCTTTGCCCTCGATCGCCCGGCACTCGAAGCGGCCATGCGCACCTGGGAACCCGCCGGTCCCCCGTCGCACCGCCCCCGCCCGCCCTGCGCCACCTGA
- a CDS encoding MmpS family transport accessory protein, whose amino-acid sequence MTKVLGRIWLPVLIVVAVAAGALIVMNVRTVFGSNPVVVTEKTSDNAEDFNPKVVTYEIFGSGSSAVINYMDLEGMPQRVESTPLPWSLTLQTTLPSVMPHIMAQGDGDSITCRVTVDDVVKEERTATGMNAETFCYVKAA is encoded by the coding sequence ATGACAAAGGTGCTCGGTCGAATCTGGCTACCTGTGCTGATCGTCGTCGCGGTCGCCGCGGGTGCACTGATCGTGATGAACGTGCGCACCGTGTTCGGGTCGAACCCTGTAGTGGTGACGGAGAAGACCTCGGACAACGCCGAGGACTTCAACCCGAAGGTCGTGACGTACGAGATCTTCGGCTCCGGCTCATCGGCCGTGATCAATTACATGGATCTCGAAGGCATGCCGCAGCGCGTCGAGAGCACACCGCTGCCGTGGAGCCTGACGCTGCAGACGACGCTGCCGTCGGTGATGCCCCACATCATGGCCCAGGGTGACGGCGACAGCATCACGTGTCGGGTCACCGTCGACGACGTGGTCAAAGAAGAGAGGACCGCCACCGGCATGAACGCCGAAACCTTCTGCTATGTGAAGGCAGCATGA